The following DNA comes from Cucumis sativus cultivar 9930 chromosome 7, Cucumber_9930_V3, whole genome shotgun sequence.
AATGAACctcaaattattgtttatattgtaAAAGATAGCTGAATGTTGCTTTTAATTCCAAATTAGTATTGAAATAATGGAACaaccacatttttttttaacaaaaattaaaagataaggAGATATCGATTCATTTAGGTCGATAAATCTTGAATACTCTCATCATGTTGCAAACACAACAATGATATATTATTCCAAAAATGAATCTCTAAAACTTTCtcgtttattaaaaaagtacatccttaattagatttttaaagattGTGATATTATCCCTAGAATTACCGTTCTCATAAAGTTGGATGGATAAATTGGGACCCTAAAGTTTAGAAGacaagaaaaactacaatTGTGACCAAGTAGCTACcctaaatgaaagaaaataggaGAGGCAAgagaaactaaaaagaaagagagagagggaaaaaaaaaaaaaaaacacaagtGTATGcatgcttttaaaatttaataattcaaaaattacattttaaaattttttgttcaaaatcataaagtgagttaaactatttaaaaatatatatatagtaaaattttaaaaatcactcGTGTGTCGTGATAGgtttgtgaaattttattctattttgtaaatattttggttcgctgtatttgaaaactataatattttttctttaacaaatattgTAGGGTGTTATGCCAACTTTTGATTGATATGATGAATGAGAAGCCGACGAATATGGTCAAGCCTACCGAATGTAAAATTCAGGAGTGAAGTTATTGGGTTTGAAAACTTACCATTAACTCTAATATAACCTAAACCAAACCTCTGTAAATTCTTTCCCATAACCATTCAATATCTTCCTTCATaactacatatatatatgtgaacaTCAGACTGGAACTTGCATAATCAAATCAAGACAATATCGATCCAGCTTACAAACAATGGATGATACTAGCAGCAAAGCgtcaaataaattgaaaatagaagaagaagatagtgATATCAAAGTCCAAATATGGAAATACATATTTGGTTTCGTTGAAATGGCAGTGATAAAATGTGCCATTGAACTCAAAATAGGAGACGTCATTGAAAGCCATGGAGATTCCATGACACTCTCCcaactctcttcttctttaaacTGTTCTCCTTTGCTTCTACATCGCATATTACGGTTTCTTGTACATAGAGGCAttttcaaagaagaaaaaaccacaaaatgCTACTCCCATACGCCCATGTCTCGACTGCTCACAACTACTGGACCAAATAGTATGGCTCCCTTGCATCTCTTGGAAAGCAGCCCTGTGATGATTGCACCATGGCACAACTTGAGTGCATGTGTTAAAGCCAGTGATCATGAGAATGGAAGTCAGCCTTTTGAGATGGCTCATGGGATGGACTTGTGGACTTATGCTGCAGCCAATCCATCACACAGTAGCCTGATCAATGAGAGCATGGCTTGCTTTGCTAGGCTGGTTATTTTGCCTGCAGTTCTCGAAAGGTATTGTAACATCCAAAGTTTCAgataaattaagattaaaattacCAAACTAGGCATTTCTGCTCTCATTTAGTATATcagtttttttattcttaaaaattatcttagtttatttataatcttttattaaatagtCAAATATTGTTTTTGCTTTGAAATTCGTGTTTTATGTATCCATGATTCTAGGTACTGATGTTAGAAAGTTGGGTTGCTACAGGTGTGGGGAGATTTTTGATGGAGTTGGATGTTTGGTGGATGTTGGAGGAGGGAATGGGACTTGTTTGAGTATTTTAGTGAAGGCTTGTCCTTGGATTAAAGGTATTAATTTCGATCTTCCTCATGTTGTGTCTGTTTCAAAGGAGTATGAAGGTATTCAACATGTTGGTGGCAATATGTTTGATTCTGTTCCAAAGGCTGATGCTGCTTTCATTATGGTAtgttgtttaaatttgtttatatatggtaaattttttaattagataatAACTGTTAATTAGTAGTTTTAGTATAAAAAGACACACAGATTATGcactattttgaaaactctGCTCTATAGTTTTTCCTCTATGGTTTTGAGGCTCACTAACATTATATTAAATGATGgctaaattaaacaattgtgAGTCTGAGGCCAAACATAATGTTGCTGCAGGAGGTTCTACATGATTGGGATGATGAGGAATgcatcaaaattttgaaaaattgcaaAGAAGCCATTCCGGAAAAGACAGGAAAAGTGATAATTGTTGAGGTAGTGAtcgatgaaaaagaagaaattagcAAATATTCGGATGCAAGGTTAATGATGGATATGATAATGATGGCCCATACCATTAAggggaaagaaagaacaaatgaGGAATGGGCCAATGTTCTTCAGAAAGCTGGTTTTAGTTATTATACAATCACTCCTACCTCAACTATCCAATCTGTTATTCAAGCTTTTccttgatttttaatttaccaaaGAAAATTTCCATGTTGTATGAGTAATTATTGCTTCCTATATTTATGATCATGTTATATTTCATTGCTGCATgtatttgtcattttgttgTAAAAGTTTGTAATGAATATTGATTCATAACAAGTGCAATTCTATTACAATTCTATTCTATTGCAAGGTGTTGAAAGGATTCGACGAATCATTTAAAATTCACCATAAATCTcacaaactttcaaaagattaaatttttgttctcttGAAATTCACTCTCTTTATAAACTTCAATTTGCTTtcattggttttgtttttctctcttactAAAGAGAGACACTTCCTAACtaaaagacacaaaataaatgaagtacatGATATACATATCATTGTAGTTGAACAGTTACAAGTATCTAGAAATACgtacctatatatatataatgttatcCTTAATGTATCtagtatattaatttttaacacgtggttctattaaaaaaaagtgtattgaGAATGTTCTTGCTGTTTTTATATTGTGTACAGTGTTGTTTGATACTAGGGAGATAATAGTG
Coding sequences within:
- the LOC101211054 gene encoding acetylserotonin O-methyltransferase; protein product: MDDTSSKASNKLKIEEEDSDIKVQIWKYIFGFVEMAVIKCAIELKIGDVIESHGDSMTLSQLSSSLNCSPLLLHRILRFLVHRGIFKEEKTTKCYSHTPMSRLLTTTGPNSMAPLHLLESSPVMIAPWHNLSACVKASDHENGSQPFEMAHGMDLWTYAAANPSHSSLINESMACFARLVILPAVLERCGEIFDGVGCLVDVGGGNGTCLSILVKACPWIKGINFDLPHVVSVSKEYEGIQHVGGNMFDSVPKADAAFIMEVLHDWDDEECIKILKNCKEAIPEKTGKVIIVEVVIDEKEEISKYSDARLMMDMIMMAHTIKGKERTNEEWANVLQKAGFSYYTITPTSTIQSVIQAFP